Proteins encoded by one window of Seriola aureovittata isolate HTS-2021-v1 ecotype China chromosome 4, ASM2101889v1, whole genome shotgun sequence:
- the LOC130168305 gene encoding cyclin-dependent kinase-like 1 isoform X2: MEKYEKLAKIGEGSYGVVFKCRHRDTGQIVAIKKFVESEDDPVIKKIALREIRMLKQLKHVNLVNLLEVFRRKRRLHLVFEFCEQTVLNELDKHPRGVPEAQLKSIVWQTLQAVNFCHKHNCIHRDVKPENILLTKTGVIKLCDFGFARILTGPEDDYTDYVATRWYRAPELLVGDTQYGPRVDVWALGCVFAELLHGNPLWPGKSDVDQLYLIRKTLGDLIPRHQQVFRSNVFFSGVSIPEPDTTEPLEKRFHGVSPHALQVMKSCLVMDPSLRLSCEELLELPYFQEEGGTNWVREGERPGRRHDKGTRRRQAGAQYLPQLPNSNISPAPDVKKQVKHKYHLPNI; the protein is encoded by the exons ATGGAGAAATATGAAAAGCTGGCCAAAATCGGTGAGGGCTCCTATGGAGTGGTGTTCAAATGCAGACACAGGGATACTGGACAGATAGTAGCCATCAAGAAGTTTGTGGAATCTGAAGATGACCCGGTCATCAAGAAGATAGCATTGAGAGAAATACGCATGCTGAAG cagctgaaacacgTGAATCTGGTCAACCTGCTGGAGGTCTTCAGGAGGAAAAGACGGCTCCACTTGGTGTTTGAATTCTGTGAGCAGACGGTCCTCAATGAGCTGGACAAACACCCACGAGG GGTACCCGAGGCTCAGCTGAAAAGTATAGTGTGGCAGACTCTGCAGGCTGTTAACTTCTGCCATAAGCACAAT TGCATCCACCGTGATGTAAAGCCAGAGAACATCCTCCTGACCAAAACCGGAGTCATAAAGCTCTGCGACTTTGGCTTCGCCCGCATTCTGA CGGGACCAGAGGATGACTACACGGACTACGTAGCGACCCGCTGGTACCGGGCCCCTGAACTGCTGGTTGGAGATACTCAGTACGGGCCTCGTGTGGACGTGTGGGCTCTGGGCTGTGTCTTTGCTGAGCTGCTCCACGGGAACCCACTCTGGCCCGGGAAGTCTGACGTCGACCAGCTCTACCTCATCCGAAAAACTCTAG GTGACCTGATCCCTCGTCACCAGCAGGTCTTCCGCTCTAACGTTTTCTTCAGTGGAGTCAGTATTCCTGAGCCTGACACAACG GAACCCTTGGAAAAGCGCTTCCATGGAGTGTCCCCTCACGCCCTGCAGGTTATGAAG TCATGCCTGGTGATGGACCCGTCTCTCCGGCTGTCCTGCgaagagctgctggagctgcccTATTTCCAGGAAGAAGGAGGAACCAACTGGGTCCGCGAGGGTGAGCGCCCAGGAAGACGACACGACAAAGGCACCCGGCGCCGACAGGCAGGG gCGCAGTACCTGCCTCAGTTACCAAACAGCAATATCTCACCAGCACCAGATGTCAAGAAGCAAGTGAAGCATAAATATCACCTGCCCAACATCTAA
- the LOC130168305 gene encoding cyclin-dependent kinase-like 1 isoform X1 has product MKTLSDCGQVTASDCPMEKYEKLAKIGEGSYGVVFKCRHRDTGQIVAIKKFVESEDDPVIKKIALREIRMLKQLKHVNLVNLLEVFRRKRRLHLVFEFCEQTVLNELDKHPRGVPEAQLKSIVWQTLQAVNFCHKHNCIHRDVKPENILLTKTGVIKLCDFGFARILTGPEDDYTDYVATRWYRAPELLVGDTQYGPRVDVWALGCVFAELLHGNPLWPGKSDVDQLYLIRKTLGDLIPRHQQVFRSNVFFSGVSIPEPDTTEPLEKRFHGVSPHALQVMKSCLVMDPSLRLSCEELLELPYFQEEGGTNWVREGERPGRRHDKGTRRRQAGAQYLPQLPNSNISPAPDVKKQVKHKYHLPNI; this is encoded by the exons ATGAAGACCCTGTCAGATTGTGGACAG GTGACAGCTTCTGACTGCCCAATGGAGAAATATGAAAAGCTGGCCAAAATCGGTGAGGGCTCCTATGGAGTGGTGTTCAAATGCAGACACAGGGATACTGGACAGATAGTAGCCATCAAGAAGTTTGTGGAATCTGAAGATGACCCGGTCATCAAGAAGATAGCATTGAGAGAAATACGCATGCTGAAG cagctgaaacacgTGAATCTGGTCAACCTGCTGGAGGTCTTCAGGAGGAAAAGACGGCTCCACTTGGTGTTTGAATTCTGTGAGCAGACGGTCCTCAATGAGCTGGACAAACACCCACGAGG GGTACCCGAGGCTCAGCTGAAAAGTATAGTGTGGCAGACTCTGCAGGCTGTTAACTTCTGCCATAAGCACAAT TGCATCCACCGTGATGTAAAGCCAGAGAACATCCTCCTGACCAAAACCGGAGTCATAAAGCTCTGCGACTTTGGCTTCGCCCGCATTCTGA CGGGACCAGAGGATGACTACACGGACTACGTAGCGACCCGCTGGTACCGGGCCCCTGAACTGCTGGTTGGAGATACTCAGTACGGGCCTCGTGTGGACGTGTGGGCTCTGGGCTGTGTCTTTGCTGAGCTGCTCCACGGGAACCCACTCTGGCCCGGGAAGTCTGACGTCGACCAGCTCTACCTCATCCGAAAAACTCTAG GTGACCTGATCCCTCGTCACCAGCAGGTCTTCCGCTCTAACGTTTTCTTCAGTGGAGTCAGTATTCCTGAGCCTGACACAACG GAACCCTTGGAAAAGCGCTTCCATGGAGTGTCCCCTCACGCCCTGCAGGTTATGAAG TCATGCCTGGTGATGGACCCGTCTCTCCGGCTGTCCTGCgaagagctgctggagctgcccTATTTCCAGGAAGAAGGAGGAACCAACTGGGTCCGCGAGGGTGAGCGCCCAGGAAGACGACACGACAAAGGCACCCGGCGCCGACAGGCAGGG gCGCAGTACCTGCCTCAGTTACCAAACAGCAATATCTCACCAGCACCAGATGTCAAGAAGCAAGTGAAGCATAAATATCACCTGCCCAACATCTAA
- the tgfb1a gene encoding transforming growth factor, beta 1a, with product MKLALLMLMVVYLVGNVSGMSTCKTVDLEMVKKKRIEAIRSQILSKLRLPKEPEPDQAGEEEEIPSTLLSLYNSTEEILKEQQTQTQRHISTEQEEEEYFAKVLHKFSTTRRNNTTKSIPMFFNISEIRQKVGESHLLTSAELRMLIRHTTIPSEQRVELYRGLGTSPRYLASRFITNQWKGKWLSFDVTETLQEWLKGTDDEQGFQLRLFCGCSENEQSTESCFNFEISGTKGVRGDTGQIQKQMEQPPYILTMSIPQNTSSVTSRKKRAVTTSATPTDTCTAQTETCCVRSLYIDFRKDLGWKWIHKPTGYYANYCMGSCTYIWNAENKYSQILALYKHHNPGASAQPCCVPQALEPLPILYYVGRQHKVEQLSNMIVKSCKCS from the exons ATGAAGCTGGCACTGCTGATGCTCATGGTTGTGTACCTGGTGGGCAACGTAAGCGGTATGTCTACATGTAAGACGGTGGACCTGGAGATGGTGAAGAAAAAGCGCATCGAGGCCATCAGGAGCCAGATCCTCAGCAAACTGCGTTTACCTAAAGAGCCTGAACCTGATCAGgctggagaagaggaggagatccCGTCCACTCTGCTGTCGCTCTACAACAGCACCGAGGAGATACTGAAGGAGCAGCAGACTCAGACCCAGAGACACATCtccacagagcaggaggaggaggagtactTCGCCAAGGTGCTGCACAAGTTCAGCACGACCA GAAGAAATAACACCACCAAAAGCATCCCGATGTTCTTCAACATCTCTGAGATACGGCAAAAAGTGGGGGAGAGCCACCTGCTGACCAGTGCGGAGCTGCGGATGTTAATCAGACATACTACAATACCTTCTGAGCAGCGTGTGGAGCTGTACCGGGGTCTGGGGACCTCGCCCCGCTACCTCGCTTCCCGCTTCATCACCAACCAGTGGAAAGGCAAATGGTTGTCCTTCGATGTCACTGAGACCCTGCAGGAGTGGCTCAAAGGGACCG ATGATGAGCAGGGTTTCCAACTGCGGCTGTTCTGTGGATGCAGCGAGAACGAGCAAAGTACTGAGAGTTGCTTCAATTTTGAAATATCTGGGACCAAGGGTGTTAGAGGAGACACAGgacaaatacaaaagcagatGGAGCAACCACCCTACATCCTGACCATGTCCATCCCTCAGAACACCAGCAGCGTCACCTCACGCAAAAAACGCGCCGTGACGACGTCAGCGACGCCGACGGATACGTGTACAGC CCAGACGGAGACCTGCTGCGTGCGGAGCTTGTACATTGACTTCAGGAAAGATCTGGGTTGGAAGTGGATACATAAGCCCACAGGCTACTATGCCAACTACTGCATGGGGTCCTGCACCTACATCTGGAatgctgaaaacaaatattctcAG ATTTTGGCCCTGTACAAGCATCACAATCCAGGAGCCTCTGCCCAGCCCTGCTGCGTCCCCCAGGCACTGGAGCCACTGCCAATCCTCTACTACGTGGGCAGGCAACACAAG GTAGAGCAGCTGTCCAATATGATTGTGAAGTCCTGCAAGTGTAGCTAA
- the ppp5c gene encoding serine/threonine-protein phosphatase 5, which translates to MAHESVNGSEKKMAEGGNDAELLKEKANKYFKEKDYENAIKYYSEALELNPSNAIYYSNRSLAYLRTECYGYALADATKALEIDKNYIKGYYRRATSNMALGKFKAALKDYETVVRVRPNDKDARMKYQECNKIVKQKAFERAIASDEIKKSVVDSLDIENMTIEDDYVGPKLEDGKVSMKFMNEMMDWFQDQKKLHRKCAYQILVQVKDVLSKLPSLVEITLKETEKITICGDTHGQYYDLLNIFKLNGLPSETNPYLFNGDFVDRGSFSVEVILTLFGFKLLYPDNFHLLRGNHETDNMNQMYGFEGEVKAKYTAQMFQLFSEVFQWLPLAQCINNKVLVMHGGLFSEDGVTLEDLRKIDRNRQPPDSGPMCDLLWSDPQPQNGRSISKRGVSCQFGPDVTERFLEQNKLDFIVRSHEVKAEGYEVTHSGKCITVFSAPNYCDQMGNKGAYIHLRASDLKPEFHQFTAVPHPNVKPMAYANTLMQLGMM; encoded by the exons ATGGCGCACGAATCAGTAAACGGCAGTGAGAAGAAGATGGCGGAGGGAGGTAATGATGCAGAGCTACTCAAGGAGAAGGCGAATAAGTACTTCAAAG agaaaGACTATGAAAATGCTATCAAGTACTACTCGGAGGCCTTGGAGCTCAATCCATCCAATGCCATCTACTACAGCAACCGAAGCCTGGCATACCTACGCACAGAGTGCTATGGCTATGCCCTGGCGGATGCTACGAAGGCCCTGGAGATAGACAAGAACTACATTAAGGGGTATTATCGCCGTGCCACCTCCAACATGGCACTGGGCAAGTTTAAGGCTGCACTTAAGGACTACGAGACG GTAGTAAGAGTTCGACCAAATGACAAGGATGCAAGGATGAAGTATCAGGAATGTAACAAGATTGTGAAACAGAAGGCTTTTGAGAGAGCCATCGCCAGCGATGagataaaaaaatctgttgttgaCTCACTGGACATTGAAAACAtga CGATCGAGGACGACTACGTTGGCCCCAAACTGGAAGATGGGAAGGTCTCAATGAAGTTCATGAATGAGATGATGGATTGGTTCCAAGACCAGAAGAAGCTGCACAGAAAGTGTGCTTATCAG ATTTTGGTGCAAGTTAAAGATGTTCTATCGAAACTACCAAGTTTGGTTGAAATCACATTAAAAGAG acagaaaaaataacaatttgtgGTGACACCCATGGGCAATACTACGATCTCCTCAACATCTTCAAGTTGAACGGCTTACCCTCAGAGACCAACCCTTAT CTCTTCAATGGTGACTTTGTGGATCGCGGCTCTTTCTCTGTTGAGGTCATTCTTACCCTCTTTGGCTTCAAGCTGCTCTACCCTGACAACTTCCACTTGCTTAGGG GTAACCATGAGACGGACAACATGAACCAGATGTATGGATTTGAAGGGGAGGTCAAGGCCAAGTACACAGCCCAGATGTTCCAGCTGTTCAGCGAGGTCTTCCAGTGGCTGCCTCTTGCACAGTGTATCAATAACAAAGTACTG GTTATGCATGGGGGGCTGTTCAGTGAAGATGGTGTCACATTGGAGGACCTCAGGAAGATTGACAGGAACAGACAGCCTCCAGACTCAG GTCCCATGTGTGACCTCCTCTGGTCAGATCCACAGCCTCAG AATGGCCGGTCGATCAGCAAGCGAGGCGTGAGTTGTCAGTTCGGGCCAGATGTGACGGAGCGCTTCCTGGAACAGAACAAGCTGGACTTCATTGTGCGTAGTCATGAGGTCAAAGCTGAGGGCTACGAGGTCACTCACTCAGGGAAGTGCATCACCGTGTTCTCAGCACCCAACTACTG TGATCAGATGGGAAACAAAGGAGCGTATATTCACCTCAGGGCATCAGACCTCAAGCCAGAATTTCACCAGTTCACTGCTGTG CCTCATCCGAATGTCAAGCCCATGGCATATGCCAACACGCTAATGCAGTTGGGGATGATGTAG